The DNA region CCTGCACCACCCGGTACGCCGTCTGCTCCACCTCCGGCGCGTACGCGCGCAGCTCACCGTCCACCGACAGCTCCACCGCCATCCCCGCGTCCCGGGACTGCGCCACCAGGGCCTCCACCTCGTGCAGCCGGGGCCCCTCCTCCACCACCTCGACGACGGCCTCGGCCGCCGACCGCGCCACCGAAGCCAACGGCAGCCGGCCACCCGACGGCGGAGCCACGAGCGTGTCCCCGCTCCGCAGGACGCCCAGCATCTCCCGCAGCTCCGTCAGCGCCTGCCTGCCCATGTCACCGACCAGCGCCGCGTTCCGCACCGCCTTCGCCGGGTCCTTCGGCGCCACCGCCTGCAACGCCGCCGCGTGCACCACCATCAGGCTCACCCGGTGCGCCACCACGTCGTGCATCTCCCGGGCGATCCGCGTCCGCTCCTCCGTACGCGCCCACTCCGCCCGCTCCTCGGCGCGGTCCGCCAGCAGCGACAACTCGCGCTCCAGCGAGTCCGCCCGCTCCCGCAGGCTCTCCATCAGCCGCCGCCTCGCCCCGGTGTAGAGCCCGAACAGCACCGCCGGAGCCGTCAGCCCCAGCGCCATGAACAGCGACACCAGCGGGATGTACCAGCCACCGGGGCCGAAATCCATGTCCGCGTGCGCACTGACGCTCTGCCGCAGGCGCACGTATCCCACGATGAACGAGCCGACGAACGTCATCCCCGCCAGCACGACGGTGATCCTGCGCGGCACGTCCGAGGCGGCCAGCGTGTACAGGCCGACGAGCCCCATCATGAAGCCCATCTCGGCCGGGGTCGTGGCGATCGACACCAGGACCACCGCGATCGGCCACCGGCGGCGCACCACCAGCACCGACCCCGCCAGCAGCCCGAAGAGCACCCCCAGCGGCACCGGCAGCCCGGTGTCCTCGGCGAACCCCACCCCCTCCAGCGCACACTCCAGGGCCGAAACCACCGCCAGCCCCACGTCCAGGGCGACACCACGCCGCCGCTCCCACCACCAGTAGCCGCGGGTGGTCGCGCCCGCCGCTTCCTGGTCTGCCCCCGTTGCGGTCATGGCATCCAGCGTACGGGCGGCCGCATCCGATTTACGGGGGACTCCGCAAGCACACGAGGTCACGCGCCGTGCCGCGATGGTGCGTAGATCGCACGATCCGGTGGACTGCGCGCCCCCGCACACCGGACGTCCGCGTTCCGGCGGAGGACGCGTCCTCACTGAAGAGGCATCAGCCCACGGGAGCAGTCGGCAGGAACGTCGGCGAGGGCCACCGAGGTTGTCCCGTGATCCACGTACCGCGGAGTCCCGAGCCGTACCGTCGCGTCGAGGGCCGGTGGTACGGCATAGTAGGTGCTGCACTTCTGCCCGAGACGCGATTTCGGGCATAGTGCGCATACGATCCCGGGTCGTCTAATGGCAGGACAAATGGTTTTGGTCCATTGAATGAGGGTTCGATTCCTTCCCCGGGAGCCCCCAGCACGCGGGCCCCGACCCAACCGGTCGGGGCCCGCGCTCGTTTCGGGCCGAAACACCCCCGGTATCCTGCGGATGTCCGTCACCCGAAGCCGAAGGGCACATCCGTGAGCACCACAAGCCCGGCAGCCGTCGTCGTCCTCGCAGCGGGTGAGGGCACCCGCATGAAGTCGAAGACTCCCAAGGTCCTGCACGAGATCTCCGGGCGCTCGCTCGTCGGTCATGTCGTCGCCGCCGCGCGCGAACTCGGACCGGAGCACCTCGTCGTGGTCGTGGGCCACGCGAGCGAGCAGGTCAGCGCGCATCTGTCCGCCGGGGAGGCCCCCGTACGCACCGCCTACCAGGCCGAGCGCAAAGGCACCGGCAACGCCGTCCGGATGGGGCTCGACGAGCTGGGAGGGACCGTCGAGGGCACCGTGATCGTCCTCTGCGGCGACACCCCGCTGCTCTCCGGCGAGACCCTCCTGGCCCTCGCCTCCACCCACGCCGCCGACGGGAACGCCGTCACCGTGCTGACCGCCGAGGTCCCGGACTCCACCGGCTACGGCCGGATCGTCCGCGACGCGGCGACCGGCGCGGTCACCGAGATCGTCGAGCACAAGGACGCCACCGCCGCACAGCGCGCGATCCGGGAGATCAACTCCGGGGTCTTCGCGTTCGACGGCCGGCTGCTGGGCGAGGCGCTCGGCAAGGTGCGTACGGACAACAGCCAGGGCGAGGAGTACCTCACCGACGTGCTGTCGATCCTGCGTGCGGACGGTCACCGGGTCGGCGCCTCGGTCTCGGGCGACCACCGGGAGATCCTGGGCATCAACAACCGGCTCCAGCTCGCGGAGGCCCGACGGCTGCTCAACGAGCGGCTGCTGGAGCGCGCGATGCTGGCCGGGGTCACGGTCGTGGACCCGGCGTCCACACTGATCGACGCGACGGTGACGTACGAGTCCGATGTGACCGTGCACCCCGGCACGCAGCTGCTGGGCACGACACACCTGGCCGAGGACGCCGAGGTCGGCCCGAACTCGCGGATCAAGGACACCGTGGTCGGAGCCGGCGCGCGGCTGGACAACACGGTGGCGGACGGGGCGGAGATCGGCCCGGGGGCGACGGCCGGCCCGTACGCCTACCTGCGCCCGGGGACGCGACTGGGCGCGAAGGCCAAGGCCGGGACGTACGTGGAGCTGAAGAACGCCGCGATCGGCGAGGGCACCAAGGTCCCGCACCTGAGCTACGTCGGCGACGCGACCATCGGCGACCACACCAACATCGGCGCCGCGAGCGTCTTCGTGAACTACGACGGCGTGGCCAAGCACCACACGACGATCGGATCCCACTGCCGGACCGGGGCGGACAATATGTTTGTGGCACCCGTCACGGTCGGGGACGGCGTCTACACCGCCGCCGGCTCGGTCATCACCAAGGACGTGCCGGCCGGTTCACTGGCCGTCGCCCGGGGCCAGCAGCGGAATATCGAGGGCTGGGTGACCCGGAAGCGTCCCGGCAGCGCCGCGGCGCAGGCGGCTCAGACGGCCGGTCAGGAGTCCGACGGCGAAAGCTGACCGGAAACAGGTGCGCCGCAGGCGGCGTACCGTGATAGCTGCTCACCCATTTCGGCTGGCTCGTCGCACATCGGGACACATGCGCGCGGTGCCAGATACACGTCTGAGGAGACTGTGCTGTGACCGGGATCAAGACGACCGGCGAGAAGAAACTGATGTTCTTCTCCGGCCGCGCCCACCCCGAGCTCGCCGAGGAGGTCGCGCACCAGCTGGGTGTGGGCCTCGTGCCGACCAAGGCCTTCGATTTCGCCAACGGTGAGATCTACGTGCGGTTCCAGGAGTCCGCACGTGGCGCCGACTGCTTCCTGATCCAGAGCCACACGGCTCCGATCAACAAGTGGATCATGGAACAGCTGATCATGCTGGACGCGCTGAAGCGCGCGTCCGCCCGGTCGATCACGGTGATCGTGCCGTTCTACGGCTACGCCCGCCAGGACAAGAAGCACCGCGGCCGCGAGCCGATCTCCGCGCGGATGATCGCGGACCTGATGAAGACGGCGGGCGCGGACCGCATCCTCACGGTGGACCTGCACACGGACCAGATCCAGGGCTTCTTCGACGGTCCCGTGGACCACCTGTTCGCGCTGCCGATCCTCGCGGACTACGTGGGCGCGAAGGTCGACCGGTCGAAGCTGACGGTCGTCTCGCCGGACGCGGGCCGGGTGCGGGTCGCCGACCGCTGGTGCGACCGGCTGCACGCCCCGCTGGCGATCGTGCACAAGCGCCGTGACAAGGACGTGCCGAACAAGGTCAGCGTCCACGAGGTCGTGGGCAACGTCGACGGCCGGGTGTGCGTGCTGGTCGACGACATGATCGACACGGGTGGCACGATCTGCGCGGCCGCGGACGCCCTGTTCGCGCACGGCGCCGAGGACGTCATAGTGACGGCGACGCACGGGGTGCTGTCGGGCCCCGCGGCGGACCGTCTCAAGAACTCGAAGGTCAGCGAGTTCGTGTTCACGGACACGCTGCCGACACCGGGCGAGCTGGAGCTCGACAAGATCACGGTGCTCTCGATCGCGCCGACGATCGCGCGGGCGGTGCGTGAGGTGTTCGAGGACGGTTCGGTGACGAGCCTCTTCGAGGAGCAGGAGGGCTGATCACCCTGAGTTGATCCACTTTGGGATGCGGCCTCCCCTCCGGGTAGACTCAAGGAGTTGCTCGGCGAGGGAGGCCGTTCTCATGGGAGACCGTGAGGGCCGGCTGTCCGTTATCGACGCGCTCTTCGTAGCAGGCCTGTCGTGGGCCGGGTGACCGTCAGATTTTCGTCACCTCACGAGGAGTGCATCATGGCCGAGATCAAGCTCGCCACCGAGGTCCGTACCGAGTTCGGCAAGGGTGCCGCCCGCCGTATCCGCCGTGCCAACCAGGTC from Streptomyces sp. NBC_01754 includes:
- the glmU gene encoding bifunctional UDP-N-acetylglucosamine diphosphorylase/glucosamine-1-phosphate N-acetyltransferase GlmU, giving the protein MSTTSPAAVVVLAAGEGTRMKSKTPKVLHEISGRSLVGHVVAAARELGPEHLVVVVGHASEQVSAHLSAGEAPVRTAYQAERKGTGNAVRMGLDELGGTVEGTVIVLCGDTPLLSGETLLALASTHAADGNAVTVLTAEVPDSTGYGRIVRDAATGAVTEIVEHKDATAAQRAIREINSGVFAFDGRLLGEALGKVRTDNSQGEEYLTDVLSILRADGHRVGASVSGDHREILGINNRLQLAEARRLLNERLLERAMLAGVTVVDPASTLIDATVTYESDVTVHPGTQLLGTTHLAEDAEVGPNSRIKDTVVGAGARLDNTVADGAEIGPGATAGPYAYLRPGTRLGAKAKAGTYVELKNAAIGEGTKVPHLSYVGDATIGDHTNIGAASVFVNYDGVAKHHTTIGSHCRTGADNMFVAPVTVGDGVYTAAGSVITKDVPAGSLAVARGQQRNIEGWVTRKRPGSAAAQAAQTAGQESDGES
- a CDS encoding sensor histidine kinase produces the protein MTATGADQEAAGATTRGYWWWERRRGVALDVGLAVVSALECALEGVGFAEDTGLPVPLGVLFGLLAGSVLVVRRRWPIAVVLVSIATTPAEMGFMMGLVGLYTLAASDVPRRITVVLAGMTFVGSFIVGYVRLRQSVSAHADMDFGPGGWYIPLVSLFMALGLTAPAVLFGLYTGARRRLMESLRERADSLERELSLLADRAEERAEWARTEERTRIAREMHDVVAHRVSLMVVHAAALQAVAPKDPAKAVRNAALVGDMGRQALTELREMLGVLRSGDTLVAPPSGGRLPLASVARSAAEAVVEVVEEGPRLHEVEALVAQSRDAGMAVELSVDGELRAYAPEVEQTAYRVVQEALTNAHKHAAGAKTWVRLAHRGAEVAMQVENGPTDGATADAGLPSGGNGLVGMRERVLALGGVFVSGPTDAGGFRVSAVLPGGGTAV
- a CDS encoding ribose-phosphate diphosphokinase, with the translated sequence MTGIKTTGEKKLMFFSGRAHPELAEEVAHQLGVGLVPTKAFDFANGEIYVRFQESARGADCFLIQSHTAPINKWIMEQLIMLDALKRASARSITVIVPFYGYARQDKKHRGREPISARMIADLMKTAGADRILTVDLHTDQIQGFFDGPVDHLFALPILADYVGAKVDRSKLTVVSPDAGRVRVADRWCDRLHAPLAIVHKRRDKDVPNKVSVHEVVGNVDGRVCVLVDDMIDTGGTICAAADALFAHGAEDVIVTATHGVLSGPAADRLKNSKVSEFVFTDTLPTPGELELDKITVLSIAPTIARAVREVFEDGSVTSLFEEQEG